A window of the Hypomesus transpacificus isolate Combined female chromosome 10, fHypTra1, whole genome shotgun sequence genome harbors these coding sequences:
- the onecut3b gene encoding LOW QUALITY PROTEIN: one cut domain family member 2 (The sequence of the model RefSeq protein was modified relative to this genomic sequence to represent the inferred CDS: deleted 2 bases in 1 codon) has protein sequence MELTMENLGNIHGISSHSQGGDLMSSSHARPPPSSSHRNLVPHGHGARSAMVSSMASILEGSGGDYRTDPSLSGHLHPAISMCESSMGLSNTYTTLTPLQHLPPISTVSDKFHHPHPHSHHHAAAHQRLSAGNVSGSFTLMRDDHRGLASMGNLYGHYPKEMSVSGMGHGSLSPLSNGLGSLHNSQQSLSAYGPNPHLSSDAKMLSPVSGFESHASMLSRSDQEHLARSLGGHGHGMISNLNGMHHHPHSHLHSQSNGAVMLGDRERHGHGAGQGGGNGVQAEEINTKEVAQRITAELKRYSIPQAIFAQRILCRSQGTLSDLLRNPKPWSKLKSGRETFRRMWKWLQEPEFQRMSALRLAACKRKEHTKGRERNMLPKKQRLVFTDLQRRTLAAIFRENRRPSKEMQITISQQLGLELSTVSNFFMNARRRCHDRWGPEGASSPAQPGTSSSSTIFSKA, from the exons ATGGAACTCACAATGGAGAACCTTGGCAACATTCACGGTATCTCCTCGCACTCACAGGGGGGAGATCTCATGAGCTCCTCGCACGCGCGACCACCGCCGTCCTCCTCTCACCGGAACCTGGTCCCGCACGGCCACGGCGCGCGGTCAGCGATGGTTTCCAGCATGGCTTCGATTTTAGAGGGCTCGGGAGGGGACTACCGAACAGACCCTTCGCTGTCCGGTCACCTGCACCCGGCTATCAGTATGTGTGAGTCCAGTATGGGTCTGAGCAACACGTATACTACACTCACTCCTCTCCAACACCTACCTCCTATATCCACGGTTTCCGACAAGTTCcatcacccacacccacactcccACCACCATGCAGCCGCCCACCAGCGGCTATCTGCGGGGAACGTCAGCGGCAGCTTCACGTTGATGAGGGACGACCACCGTGGGCTTGCGTCCATGGGCAATCTCTACGGTCATTACCCCAAAGAGATGTCCGTGTCCGGGATGGGCCATGGCTCCCTCTCCCCGCTCTCCAACGGCCTCGGTTCTTTGCACAACTCCCAGCAGTCGCTGTCGGCGTACGGTCCCAACCCTCACCTCTCCAGCGACGCCAAGATGCTCTCTCCGGTGTCCGGGTTCGAGTCCCACGCCTCCATGTTGTCTAGAAGTGACCAGGAACACCTGGCCAGGAGTTTGGGAGGCCACGGCCACGGCATGATCTCCAACCTCAACGGGATGCATCACCACCCGCACAGCCACCTCCACTCCCAGTCCAACGGAGCGGTGATGCTGGGAGACCGGGAGAGGCACGGCCACGGGGCCGGTCAAGGAGGGGGAAATGGGGTCCAGGCGGAGGAGATCAACACGAAGGAAGTAGCTCAGAGGATAACGGCTGAACTGAAGCGCTACTCGATTCCCCAGGCGATATTTGCCCAGAGAATCTTGTGCCGGTCCCAAGGAACCCTCTCGGACCTGCTACGGAACCCCAAGCCCTGGAGTAAACTGAAGTCCGGCCGGGAGACCTTCCGGAGAATGTGGAAGTGGCTTCAAGAACCGGAGTTTCAACGGATGTCTGCTCTCCGCCTGGCGG cATGTAAACGGAAGGAACAT ACCAAGGGACGGGAGAGAAACATGCTTCCCAAGAAACAGCGATTGGTCTTTACCGACCTGCAGCGCCGCACACTGGCCGCAATCTTTCGGGAAAACCGGCGACCCTCCAAAGAGATGCAGATCACCATCTCCCAGCAGCTGGGTCTCGAGCTCTCCACGGTCTCCAACTTTTTCATGAACGCTCGCCGCCGCTGCCACGACCGCTGGGGCCCCGAAGGTG CCTCTTCCCCAGCACAACCGGGAACCTCATCCTCGTCAACCATCTTCTCCAAGGCCTAA
- the LOC124473047 gene encoding leucine-rich repeat and immunoglobulin-like domain-containing nogo receptor-interacting protein 3 isoform X2 — MIGSPPRGRAPARSPGWAWLWGLVAVSTAFLLLPGGCQACPPRCECSAPLRSVSCQRRRLTAIPEGIPTETRLLDLSRNRMRWVETGDLAPYPNLEEVDLSENLIATLEPNAFSSLQSLRVLRLRDNQLKLVPMGAFAKLGNLTTLDLSENKMVILLDYTFQDLRSLKNLEAFSGLLGLEDLTIERCNLTSISGQTLSYLRSLVTLRLRHLGISALDDQNFRKLSNLRGLEIDHWPLLEYISPLSFQGLDLTWLSITNTNITSVPSASFRNLAHLTHLNLSYNPISTLEPWAFRDLLRLKELIMVNTGLVTVERHGLGGLRQIRVLNFSTNELQTLEESSFHSVNSLETVRVDGNPLLCDCRLLWILQRRKTLNFDGRVPVCAGPVEVQGKSLSTFTDSALFDHFTCQKPKIRNRKMQQVTAREGQPVSFLCRAEGEPAPAIIWISPQRRQITAKNSGRITVLPGGTLEIRYAQLTDSGTYICIASNAGGNDTYFATLTVRGHPLDSASAFFANRSLYSGEFFNDTSLNSTRVFLQFTLDLTTILVSTAMGCITFLGVVLFCFLLLFVWSRGRGQRKNNFTVEYSFRKAEGPAGAGGPTGGGTRKFNMKMI, encoded by the exons ATGATTGGCTCTCCTCCCCGGGGGCGGGCCCCGGCTCGCTCCCCCGGGTGGGCGTGGCTCTGGGGGCTGGTTGCCGTGTCGACggcgttcctcctcctccccggggGCTGCCAGGCCTGCCCCCCGCGGTGCGAGTGCTCCGCCCCCCTGCGCTCCGTGTCCTGCCAGCGCCGCCGCCTCACCGCCATCCCCGAGGGCATCCCCACGGAAACACGCCTGCTCGACCTCAGCCGCAACCGCATGCGCTGGGTGGAGACGGGAGACCTGGCGCCCTACCCGAACCTGGAGGAAGTGGACCTCAGTGAGAACCTCATCGCCACCCTGGAGCCCAACGCCTTCTCCAGCCTGCAGAGCCTCCGGGTGCTGAGGCTCAGGGACAACCAGCTCAAGCTGGTGCCCATGGGCGCCTTTGCCAAGCTGGGCAACCTCACCACGCTGGACCTGAGCGAGAACAAGATGGTGATCCTGCTGGACTACACCTTCCAGGACCTGCGCAGCCTGAAGAACCTGGAG gcgTTCTCCGGTCTGCTGGGTCTGGAGGACCTGACGATCGAGCGCTGCAACCTGACGTCCATCTCTGGCCAGACGCTGTCCTACCTGCGCAGCTTGGTCACCCTTCGCCTGCGCCACCTGGGCATCTCCGCCCTGGACGATCAGAACTTCCGCAAGCTCTCCAACCTGCGGGGTCTGGAGATCGACCACTGGCCCCTGCTGGAGTACATTTCCCCCCTCAGCTTCCAGGGTCTGGACCTCACCTGGCTGTCCATCACCAACACCAACATCACCTCCGTCCCCTCTGCGTCCTTCAGGAACCTGGCCCACCTCACCCACCTCAACCTGTCCTACAACCCCATCTCCACCCTGGAGCCTTGGGCCTTCAGGGACCTGTTGCGGCTGAAGGAGCTGATCATGGTGAACACGGGGCTGGTCACGGTGGAGCGTCACGGCCTGGGGGGCCTCCGGCAGATCCGTGTCCTCAACTTCTCCACCAACGAGCTCCAGACACTGGAGGAGAGCTCCTTCCACTCGGTCAACAGCCTGGAAACGGTGCGCGTGGACGGGAACCCCCTGCTGTGTGACTGCCGTCTGCTGTGGATCCTGCAGAGACGCAAGACCCTCAACTTTGACGGCAGGGTGCCGGTGTGCGCCGGGCCGGTGGAGGTGCAGGGGAAGAGCCTCAGCACCTTCACCGACTCGGCGCTCTTCGACCACTTCACCTGTCAGAAGCCCAAGATACGCAACCGCAAGATGCAGCAG gTCACGGCTCGTGAAGGCCAGCCCGTGAGTTTCCTGTGCCGCGCCGAAGGCGAGCCCGCCCCCGCCATCATCTGGATCTCCCCCCAGCGCCGACAAATTACGGCCAAGAACTCGGGCCGCATCACCGTGTTGCCGGGCGGGACCCTGGAGATCCGCTACGCCCAGCTCACGGACAGCGGCACCTACATCTGCATCGCCAGCAACGCCGGGGGCAACGACACCTACTTCGCCACGCTCACCGTGCGCGGGCACCCTCTGGACTCCGCCTCGGCCTTCTTCGCCAACCGCTCGCTGTACTCGGGCGAGTTCTTCAACGACACGAGCTTGAACAGCACCCGTGTGTTCCTCCAGTTCACCCTGGACCTCACCACCATCCTAGTATCCACGGCGATGGGCTGCATCACCTTCCTGGGCGTGGTTCTCTTCTGCTTCCTGCTGCTGTTCGTGTGGAGTCGAGGCCGCGGCCAACGCAAGAACAACTTCACAGTGGAGTACTCCTTCCGGAAGGCGGAGGGCCCggcgggggccggggggcccaCTGGAGGGGGGACCAGGAAGTTCAACATGAAGATGATCTGA
- the LOC124473047 gene encoding leucine-rich repeat and immunoglobulin-like domain-containing nogo receptor-interacting protein 3 isoform X1: MIGSPPRGRAPARSPGWAWLWGLVAVSTAFLLLPGGCQACPPRCECSAPLRSVSCQRRRLTAIPEGIPTETRLLDLSRNRMRWVETGDLAPYPNLEEVDLSENLIATLEPNAFSSLQSLRVLRLRDNQLKLVPMGAFAKLGNLTTLDLSENKMVILLDYTFQDLRSLKNLEVGDNDLVYISHKAFSGLLGLEDLTIERCNLTSISGQTLSYLRSLVTLRLRHLGISALDDQNFRKLSNLRGLEIDHWPLLEYISPLSFQGLDLTWLSITNTNITSVPSASFRNLAHLTHLNLSYNPISTLEPWAFRDLLRLKELIMVNTGLVTVERHGLGGLRQIRVLNFSTNELQTLEESSFHSVNSLETVRVDGNPLLCDCRLLWILQRRKTLNFDGRVPVCAGPVEVQGKSLSTFTDSALFDHFTCQKPKIRNRKMQQVTAREGQPVSFLCRAEGEPAPAIIWISPQRRQITAKNSGRITVLPGGTLEIRYAQLTDSGTYICIASNAGGNDTYFATLTVRGHPLDSASAFFANRSLYSGEFFNDTSLNSTRVFLQFTLDLTTILVSTAMGCITFLGVVLFCFLLLFVWSRGRGQRKNNFTVEYSFRKAEGPAGAGGPTGGGTRKFNMKMI, from the exons ATGATTGGCTCTCCTCCCCGGGGGCGGGCCCCGGCTCGCTCCCCCGGGTGGGCGTGGCTCTGGGGGCTGGTTGCCGTGTCGACggcgttcctcctcctccccggggGCTGCCAGGCCTGCCCCCCGCGGTGCGAGTGCTCCGCCCCCCTGCGCTCCGTGTCCTGCCAGCGCCGCCGCCTCACCGCCATCCCCGAGGGCATCCCCACGGAAACACGCCTGCTCGACCTCAGCCGCAACCGCATGCGCTGGGTGGAGACGGGAGACCTGGCGCCCTACCCGAACCTGGAGGAAGTGGACCTCAGTGAGAACCTCATCGCCACCCTGGAGCCCAACGCCTTCTCCAGCCTGCAGAGCCTCCGGGTGCTGAGGCTCAGGGACAACCAGCTCAAGCTGGTGCCCATGGGCGCCTTTGCCAAGCTGGGCAACCTCACCACGCTGGACCTGAGCGAGAACAAGATGGTGATCCTGCTGGACTACACCTTCCAGGACCTGCGCAGCCTGAAGAACCTGGAGGTGGGAGACAATGACCTGGTCTACATCTCACACAAG gcgTTCTCCGGTCTGCTGGGTCTGGAGGACCTGACGATCGAGCGCTGCAACCTGACGTCCATCTCTGGCCAGACGCTGTCCTACCTGCGCAGCTTGGTCACCCTTCGCCTGCGCCACCTGGGCATCTCCGCCCTGGACGATCAGAACTTCCGCAAGCTCTCCAACCTGCGGGGTCTGGAGATCGACCACTGGCCCCTGCTGGAGTACATTTCCCCCCTCAGCTTCCAGGGTCTGGACCTCACCTGGCTGTCCATCACCAACACCAACATCACCTCCGTCCCCTCTGCGTCCTTCAGGAACCTGGCCCACCTCACCCACCTCAACCTGTCCTACAACCCCATCTCCACCCTGGAGCCTTGGGCCTTCAGGGACCTGTTGCGGCTGAAGGAGCTGATCATGGTGAACACGGGGCTGGTCACGGTGGAGCGTCACGGCCTGGGGGGCCTCCGGCAGATCCGTGTCCTCAACTTCTCCACCAACGAGCTCCAGACACTGGAGGAGAGCTCCTTCCACTCGGTCAACAGCCTGGAAACGGTGCGCGTGGACGGGAACCCCCTGCTGTGTGACTGCCGTCTGCTGTGGATCCTGCAGAGACGCAAGACCCTCAACTTTGACGGCAGGGTGCCGGTGTGCGCCGGGCCGGTGGAGGTGCAGGGGAAGAGCCTCAGCACCTTCACCGACTCGGCGCTCTTCGACCACTTCACCTGTCAGAAGCCCAAGATACGCAACCGCAAGATGCAGCAG gTCACGGCTCGTGAAGGCCAGCCCGTGAGTTTCCTGTGCCGCGCCGAAGGCGAGCCCGCCCCCGCCATCATCTGGATCTCCCCCCAGCGCCGACAAATTACGGCCAAGAACTCGGGCCGCATCACCGTGTTGCCGGGCGGGACCCTGGAGATCCGCTACGCCCAGCTCACGGACAGCGGCACCTACATCTGCATCGCCAGCAACGCCGGGGGCAACGACACCTACTTCGCCACGCTCACCGTGCGCGGGCACCCTCTGGACTCCGCCTCGGCCTTCTTCGCCAACCGCTCGCTGTACTCGGGCGAGTTCTTCAACGACACGAGCTTGAACAGCACCCGTGTGTTCCTCCAGTTCACCCTGGACCTCACCACCATCCTAGTATCCACGGCGATGGGCTGCATCACCTTCCTGGGCGTGGTTCTCTTCTGCTTCCTGCTGCTGTTCGTGTGGAGTCGAGGCCGCGGCCAACGCAAGAACAACTTCACAGTGGAGTACTCCTTCCGGAAGGCGGAGGGCCCggcgggggccggggggcccaCTGGAGGGGGGACCAGGAAGTTCAACATGAAGATGATCTGA